The Litorilinea aerophila region TCACGGTCGCTCGATCTTGAAGTCGAAGAACCAGAATCCGCTGTCCCCGGTGTCGGTGATGGCCAGCATGCCGGCCCGGTAGACGGCGTTGGGATCCACGGCAATGTCGCTATGCCCGCTGAATTCCTGGCCAGGTAGGGGCCAGAAGTAGTCGGTGGCCTGGAACACCCAGATCTTCTCGCAGAAGGGCTCCTGATTGCCGAAGGCGCAGTAGGGCGGGTTCCCCTCCGTGCGGCGGTACACGTCGGCCACGATGGATCCGAATTCGTCCAGTTGGGAGATGGTGATCTCTACCTTCTGGATGCCGTGGCCGTTGGGTTCGCCTGCCCGGTCGCTCACCTCCAACTGGAAGACCAGCCGATCCCGGAAGATGGGCAGAGGGGAAGCGACTGCCTCCCCGGGGATGAGGATGCGCCCGCTGAGGTTGCCGGGATCGCCGTCCTGGTTGGGCGGCTCGGTGTAGCTCACGGTGAAGGGCGTGGGGGAGGGCGGCGGCTCCGGGGTGGATGTTGGGCCCGGCGTGGCTGTGGGCGGCGGCATGGGCGTCGGCGGCGGGGTGGCCAGGGGCAGGCCGGCCAGCGCGGGGGGGCAGCGCAGGTAATCCCGGCTCACCCAGCCCCGGGGCTGGCCGGACTCGCCGGTCACCTCCAGCCAGGAGCCGTCCCCGTTGGTGGCCTGGGGATAGACGGCCAGGCCGTCGGGCAGGACGGCGATCACGTTGTAGGCGGTGCCGGGGCCACTGCGCAGGTTGAGGCCCCGGTCGGCGGCCACGGTACACGGGGTTGGCGGCGGGGCTGGGGCGGTGTGGGTGGCCACGGCCGGATCCCGGGTTGACGCCGTTGGCGTGGAGGCAGCGGCGGGTCCGGCGGCCGGCCCACCGCACCCGGCCAGGGCCAACATCCCTGCCAGCAGGGCCCCGTGGAGGGCTCCCATGGCGGTTTTCATCCTTCACCTCCTCCCAGCTCATCCAGCGTCTGTTGGACGGCACTTGCATAGAGCCTGCACAGACAGGCTGTGGTGCGCTGTAACTTCAGGCTGCCGTCGCCGTCGGGAACGGCTTCCTGTTGGATGCAGCCGGCGTAGTGGCCCAGGGCCTGGACGAAGGCCCCGCGCGCGGCATCCAGCTCTCCCTGTCGTTGGGCCATGTAGCCCTGGGCCCGGGCGACGGCGCTCAGCCCCAGGTAAACGTGGGCCAGGAAGCCGTGGCGTTGGGCCTGCTGGAAGGGCGTCAGGGTTTGCAGGTAGGCGTCCTGGGCTTTGCGGAGTTCCACCCGCGCGGCCGGAAAGTCGCCCTGGGCGGTGAAGGCTTCACCCTTCAGGCGGTAGGCGTTGCCCAGCATGGCCTGGGCCACGTACAGGATGGGAGGCCAGGGCGTGTCGGGGGCGGTGGCCAGTCTTTCGGCGTGCAGGTACGCCTGGATGGCCTGGTCGATCTGCTCCATGGCCTCTGGTTCGGTGGTGGGCAGATGGCCGGTGGGCGTCCGGGGCGTGGCCTGGCCGGTGGGTGCCACGCAGGCGGCCACCTCAGCGGGGAGGGTGGCCGCGGGGGTGAAGTAGCTCTGGGCGCGGCTGAAGTGGACATTGCCCAGGCCGATGTGGGCGTTGACGTAGCGGTCGTTGATGAGGGTGGCGGAGATGAAGGCGGTCTCGGCCAGGTCGTACTGCTTCAGATCCAGCGCGGCCCGCCCCATGAAGTAGTAGAGGGTCTCCCGGCCGTCCGCTGCCTGCCAGTCGCCCAGGGTGTGGTCTGCGTCCTGGAAGATGCGTAGGGCGTCGGCTGGCTCCTCCACGAGGGTCTTGATCAGCCCCTTGGTGAGCCAGACCAGCGCGGCCAGCCGTGCGGTAAAGGCCCGGTTGCTGTCCAGTTTTTCCACGGCCAGGTCCGGGTCTCTCCCGTAGGCGATGGGAATGGGCCGGCCCAGGGAATGGCGGCCCAGGGCTGCGTCCGGCTCATCCTGGAGCTGGGGCGAACTGTAGAAGAAGTCTAGCGCCAGTTGCGGCGAGTCGGCCGCACCGGTGACATAGCCGTAGATCACCAGGGTGGGCCGAAAGGCCTGTAGCCGTTCCAGGTCCACTTGAGGATCGACCACCACGCCGATCTCCGGATTGCTCGCTGGTTTGTTCCAGCCATCCTGCCAGATCTGCACGTTCAGTGCCAGCCCGTCCCCGCTGCCGGTCTGGGCCAGCTCCTGTTCCAGCCGGCGCGCCAGCCACAGGCTCACCCGTTCGCCCAGCTCCGACGGTTGGACCTGGCCCTGGTCATCCAGGGTGCCAAAGTCGGCCACCAGAATGTTGAAGAGGCCGCTCATGGGGATGGGGGGCGGCGTGGACGAGGGGGCGGGCGCGGGGGAAGGCGCCGCTTCGTGGGGCTCGGCCACGGCAACTTCGGGATGGGCCGTAGACAGGGGCGGCCAGCGCAGCAGCAACCCGACCAGGACGAGGAGCGCCAGGGCCAGCGCCCACATCCACGGCTGGGGGACGCCCCGGCGGAGATCCGCGAGGGGTCCAGACATCCCGGCGGTCACCGGGTCCAGGCCGGCCATGGCCCGCTGGAGGGCGGGGTTGTTGGGATAGGCATGCCGGGCCTGGTCCAGGAGGGCCTGAAGCTTGTCCCGGCGGGTGGCTTCCTCCAGGATGTTGTGCCAGACGTTGATGGGCTTGTCGTCGAAGCGGATGTACTGGGGTTCCAGGCCGGCGGAGGTGGCGATACGGCGCGCGTCCTCTTCATCCGAGAAGAGTCCGGCCAGC contains the following coding sequences:
- a CDS encoding SH3 domain-containing protein → MKTAMGALHGALLAGMLALAGCGGPAAGPAAASTPTASTRDPAVATHTAPAPPPTPCTVAADRGLNLRSGPGTAYNVIAVLPDGLAVYPQATNGDGSWLEVTGESGQPRGWVSRDYLRCPPALAGLPLATPPPTPMPPPTATPGPTSTPEPPPSPTPFTVSYTEPPNQDGDPGNLSGRILIPGEAVASPLPIFRDRLVFQLEVSDRAGEPNGHGIQKVEITISQLDEFGSIVADVYRRTEGNPPYCAFGNQEPFCEKIWVFQATDYFWPLPGQEFSGHSDIAVDPNAVYRAGMLAITDTGDSGFWFFDFKIERP
- a CDS encoding effector-associated domain EAD1-containing protein gives rise to the protein MNELRDVLAGLFSDEEDARRIATSAGLEPQYIRFDDKPINVWHNILEEATRRDKLQALLDQARHAYPNNPALQRAMAGLDPVTAGMSGPLADLRRGVPQPWMWALALALLVLVGLLLRWPPLSTAHPEVAVAEPHEAAPSPAPAPSSTPPPIPMSGLFNILVADFGTLDDQGQVQPSELGERVSLWLARRLEQELAQTGSGDGLALNVQIWQDGWNKPASNPEIGVVVDPQVDLERLQAFRPTLVIYGYVTGAADSPQLALDFFYSSPQLQDEPDAALGRHSLGRPIPIAYGRDPDLAVEKLDSNRAFTARLAALVWLTKGLIKTLVEEPADALRIFQDADHTLGDWQAADGRETLYYFMGRAALDLKQYDLAETAFISATLINDRYVNAHIGLGNVHFSRAQSYFTPAATLPAEVAACVAPTGQATPRTPTGHLPTTEPEAMEQIDQAIQAYLHAERLATAPDTPWPPILYVAQAMLGNAYRLKGEAFTAQGDFPAARVELRKAQDAYLQTLTPFQQAQRHGFLAHVYLGLSAVARAQGYMAQRQGELDAARGAFVQALGHYAGCIQQEAVPDGDGSLKLQRTTACLCRLYASAVQQTLDELGGGEG